A region of Campylobacter sp. RM16189 DNA encodes the following proteins:
- a CDS encoding HsdR family type I site-specific deoxyribonuclease has translation MTPNTSEKALQQNCINLLKSELFGYKFISRDENLKLRDNQTSNVLFKEILAKKLNELNSYEYKGEIYKFSPQSITRAIEHLDVSLNEGLGVANERVTNMLLMGESYEESLPDGSKRSFSIKFIDFENIYNNDFYITEEFAVAKSDKSDKKSRRPDLVLFVNGIPLTVIELKKSSINVQNGINQLLKEQEKGEIPHLFKFIQLTLAANANEARYGTTLTKPEFYSIWKEEEEESARENLAKFVNDRSITALDMTLYALLRPDRLLDLMRNFILFDNRVKKICRYQQFFGIKRTLKRVERIEDGKRTGGLIWHTQGSGKSLTMVMLTKLLKQIYTNSKVIIVSDRIELDKQIEGAFKNTDIRVERCFSGANLTHKLKSNVGVITTLVHKFASVANSKTVLNDNNIFVLVDESHRTQGGDLHIAMRRALPNACYIGFTGTPLLKREKNSFAKFGGEIHRYTIDDAVRDGAVLPLLYEGRFVEQEISNPEILDERFKAICRNLSDEQKRDLQQKWAKFSKVASSEQRLYLVAMDINKHFKEFAKPGFKAMFATSSKFEAIKYHQIFKDLGEIKTAFVISNEQDENVGGSREFVINAMKDIEKEYGDNERYIDTVKDEFLNGDDMDMLIVVDKLLTGFDAPRAAILYVDKPLKEHNLLQAIARVNRVYEGKDYGLIIDYRGLLRELSDSLESYECLSGFDGVDIVGAVIDVRSEISKVKTYYTHLEELFKDVEFKNDVESYAKSLDDKDKRKNFKEWLSSLARAFALALSSDKTAEILTGIEIKEYKSKIKFYNELRSIVQIMYQEKCDFNKYEKDMQKLLDTFINAKGVNTLSRIVNIFEAEFDSEVDRLVAANAKAESIKSALDAVVTEKFDSNPAFYRSISAQIQKIIDEYTAGRLSDEEKLTALRAIKEQIVNKKDEMKEEFKGKRSIADMYENLADLTQIDEEELVALAQKIDEIYSSYALRPEWDKNIDVKNEIEGAIDELLWDIEDKFDINIENKTEIYEVMRNIGINHYA, from the coding sequence ATGACCCCAAACACATCGGAAAAAGCATTGCAACAAAACTGCATAAATTTACTTAAAAGTGAACTGTTTGGTTATAAATTTATAAGCAGAGATGAAAATTTAAAACTAAGAGACAACCAAACATCAAATGTTCTTTTCAAAGAAATTTTGGCTAAAAAGCTAAACGAGCTAAATTCATACGAATACAAGGGTGAAATTTATAAATTTTCTCCTCAAAGCATAACCAGAGCTATCGAACATCTCGATGTAAGCCTAAATGAGGGTCTAGGCGTGGCAAACGAGCGAGTTACAAATATGCTTTTAATGGGGGAGAGTTATGAAGAGAGCTTGCCTGACGGCTCTAAAAGAAGTTTTAGCATAAAATTTATCGATTTTGAAAATATCTACAATAACGACTTTTATATAACCGAAGAATTTGCCGTGGCCAAGTCTGATAAAAGCGACAAAAAGAGCAGAAGACCCGATCTGGTGCTTTTTGTAAACGGCATTCCTTTGACTGTCATTGAGCTTAAAAAATCAAGCATAAACGTCCAAAACGGTATAAACCAGCTTCTAAAAGAGCAAGAAAAGGGCGAGATACCACATCTTTTTAAATTTATACAGCTTACATTAGCTGCCAACGCAAATGAAGCAAGATACGGCACCACTCTAACAAAGCCTGAATTTTACTCTATTTGGAAAGAAGAGGAAGAAGAGAGTGCGAGAGAGAATTTAGCTAAATTTGTAAACGATAGAAGCATAACAGCTCTTGATATGACACTTTATGCCTTGCTAAGACCGGATAGACTTCTTGATCTCATGAGAAATTTTATCCTTTTTGATAATAGAGTTAAGAAAATTTGCAGGTATCAGCAGTTTTTTGGTATCAAAAGAACTCTAAAAAGAGTCGAGCGAATAGAAGACGGCAAAAGAACGGGTGGGCTTATTTGGCATACCCAAGGAAGCGGAAAGAGCCTAACTATGGTTATGCTAACCAAGCTTTTAAAGCAAATTTATACAAATTCAAAAGTAATAATAGTAAGCGATCGTATCGAGCTTGATAAGCAGATAGAAGGAGCTTTTAAGAATACCGATATAAGGGTTGAACGCTGCTTTAGCGGTGCAAATTTGACCCATAAGCTAAAAAGTAATGTCGGCGTTATAACAACTTTAGTGCATAAATTTGCAAGCGTTGCAAACTCCAAAACAGTATTAAACGATAACAATATCTTTGTATTGGTTGATGAGAGTCACCGAACTCAAGGGGGCGATTTGCATATAGCCATGAGAAGAGCGTTGCCAAACGCTTGCTATATAGGCTTTACGGGAACTCCGCTTTTAAAACGTGAGAAAAATAGCTTTGCAAAATTTGGCGGAGAGATACACAGATATACGATAGATGACGCGGTTAGAGACGGAGCAGTGCTGCCGCTTTTGTATGAGGGTAGATTTGTGGAGCAAGAAATTTCAAATCCTGAAATTTTAGATGAGAGATTTAAGGCGATTTGCAGAAATTTAAGCGATGAGCAAAAGAGAGATTTGCAGCAAAAGTGGGCTAAATTTAGCAAGGTGGCTTCAAGTGAGCAAAGGCTATATCTTGTGGCTATGGATATAAATAAACATTTTAAAGAGTTTGCAAAGCCCGGATTTAAAGCTATGTTTGCAACTAGCTCAAAATTTGAGGCGATAAAGTATCATCAAATTTTTAAAGATTTGGGCGAGATAAAAACAGCCTTTGTCATATCAAACGAACAGGATGAAAATGTAGGCGGAAGCAGAGAATTTGTAATAAATGCAATGAAAGATATAGAAAAAGAGTATGGAGATAATGAAAGATATATAGATACCGTAAAAGATGAGTTTTTAAACGGTGATGATATGGATATGCTGATAGTCGTTGATAAGCTTCTAACGGGTTTTGACGCTCCAAGAGCCGCTATCTTATACGTCGATAAACCTTTAAAAGAGCATAATCTGCTTCAAGCCATAGCAAGAGTAAACAGGGTATATGAGGGCAAAGACTACGGGCTTATAATAGACTATAGAGGGCTTTTAAGAGAGCTAAGCGATAGCCTTGAAAGCTACGAGTGTCTAAGCGGATTTGACGGGGTGGATATAGTGGGGGCTGTTATAGATGTAAGAAGCGAGATATCAAAAGTAAAAACTTACTATACTCATTTAGAGGAGCTTTTTAAAGATGTGGAGTTTAAAAATGATGTAGAGAGTTATGCGAAGTCTTTGGATGATAAAGATAAGCGTAAAAATTTTAAAGAGTGGCTTTCATCTCTTGCGAGGGCTTTTGCTCTAGCCTTAAGTAGTGACAAGACGGCAGAAATTTTAACTGGTATTGAGATAAAAGAGTATAAGAGTAAAATCAAATTTTATAATGAATTAAGAAGTATCGTGCAGATAATGTATCAAGAAAAATGCGACTTTAATAAGTATGAAAAAGATATGCAAAAGCTGCTTGATACTTTTATAAACGCAAAAGGAGTTAATACTCTAAGTAGGATTGTAAATATATTTGAGGCGGAATTTGATAGTGAAGTAGATAGGCTTGTGGCGGCAAATGCAAAAGCTGAAAGTATCAAAAGTGCGCTAGATGCAGTTGTGACTGAAAAATTTGACTCAAATCCGGCATTTTACAGGTCTATTTCAGCTCAAATTCAAAAAATCATAGATGAATATACCGCCGGACGCTTGAGTGATGAAGAAAAATTAACCGCTTTAAGAGCTATAAAAGAGCAGATAGTAAATAAAAAAGATGAGATGAAAGAGGAATTTAAGGGCAAGAGATCGATTGCCGATATGTATGAGAATTTAGCAGACTTAACTCAGATAGATGAAGAGGAGCTTGTCGCTTTAGCTCAAAAGATAGATGAAATTTACAGCTCTTACGCACTGAGACCTGAGTGGGATAAAAATATAGATGTAAAAAACGAGATAGAGGGGGCTATAGATGAGCTTTTATGGGATATAGAGGATAAATTTGACATAAATATTGAAAATAAAACTGAAATTTATGAAGTTATGCGCAACATAGGAATAAATCATTATGCTTAA
- a CDS encoding SprT family zinc-dependent metalloprotease, with protein MLKSVKIIKKDIKNFSIKVKPSGEVIINAPKDASDEHIGFVFKKREKWIIIKQEFFAKFKSREKELVSGEEMKYLGRSYRLKVNESKEEFVRLNRGTLELFVRDKNNFKKKQKLLDEWYKDKALICFFNIINEFNKMVKRDIKNVRIRKMKTRWGSCNAAKSYINLNLELIKKPKKCVEYVIFHELAHLIHTDHSKKFYEYLSVYMSDWQERKRVLENSLN; from the coding sequence ATGCTTAAAAGCGTAAAAATTATCAAAAAGGATATTAAAAACTTTAGCATTAAAGTTAAGCCAAGCGGTGAAGTAATAATTAACGCACCAAAAGATGCGAGCGATGAGCATATAGGGTTTGTGTTTAAAAAGCGCGAGAAGTGGATAATTATCAAGCAGGAATTCTTTGCCAAATTTAAAAGTCGTGAAAAAGAGCTTGTAAGCGGCGAAGAGATGAAGTATCTAGGAAGAAGCTATAGGCTAAAAGTAAATGAGAGCAAAGAAGAGTTTGTAAGACTTAACAGAGGCACTTTAGAGCTTTTTGTGCGAGATAAGAATAACTTTAAAAAGAAGCAAAAACTACTTGATGAGTGGTATAAAGATAAGGCGCTTATCTGTTTTTTTAACATCATAAACGAGTTTAATAAGATGGTAAAAAGAGATATAAAAAATGTAAGAATTCGCAAGATGAAGACTCGCTGGGGCAGCTGCAATGCGGCAAAATCATATATAAACTTAAATCTTGAACTAATCAAAAAACCAAAAAAATGCGTAGAATACGTTATATTTCACGAATTAGCGCATTTGATTCATACTGATCATAGTAAAAAATTTTATGAATATCTTAGTGTTTATATGAGTGATTGGCAAGAGAGAAAAAGAGTGCTTGAAAATTCGTTGAATTAG
- the pepE gene encoding dipeptidase PepE produces MKKALLLSSSGYKDTGYLNHCRPWINEFLTEHGVCDEEVLFIPYAGVRRTNDEYELKVQDCLQNKNIKSIHRFNDPKQAVKNAKAISIGGGNTFVLLYYLYKYDLVDAIREKVEAGTPYFGWSAGANVAGSTIMTTNDMPIIMPKLFDALNIFPHQINPHFISGKIAGHNGESREERLEEFLIVNQESIIYALPEGVGLKIAGNSAKILGNDAVLKMRYKKDTESIAVGDSFTF; encoded by the coding sequence ATGAAAAAAGCTTTGCTTTTAAGCAGTTCAGGCTACAAGGATACTGGTTATTTAAACCACTGTAGGCCTTGGATTAACGAGTTTTTGACAGAGCATGGAGTTTGCGATGAGGAGGTACTCTTTATCCCTTATGCGGGAGTTAGACGCACAAACGATGAATATGAGCTTAAGGTTCAAGATTGTCTCCAAAATAAAAATATAAAATCAATTCATAGATTTAACGATCCAAAACAGGCTGTAAAGAATGCTAAAGCAATATCAATAGGAGGGGGGAACACCTTTGTTTTGCTTTATTATCTATATAAATATGATTTAGTTGATGCAATAAGAGAGAAAGTTGAGGCCGGAACTCCGTATTTTGGCTGGTCTGCTGGCGCAAACGTAGCTGGAAGTACTATTATGACAACAAACGATATGCCTATCATAATGCCAAAACTTTTTGACGCTTTAAATATTTTCCCTCATCAAATCAACCCTCACTTCATTAGCGGAAAGATAGCTGGACATAATGGAGAGAGTAGGGAAGAGAGGCTTGAAGAGTTTTTGATAGTAAATCAAGAGAGTATCATCTACGCTCTACCTGAAGGGGTTGGACTAAAGATAGCCGGCAATAGCGCAAAGATACTAGGAAATGATGCTGTATTAAAAATGCGCTATAAAAAAGATACGGAAAGTATCGCGGTTGGAGATAGTTTTACATTTTAG
- a CDS encoding restriction endonuclease subunit S, which produces MNSFKNLPSGWRVVRLGDVAEKVSTKNKDSFINLVLSNSATNGIVVQNEYFDKDIANKNNIQDYYIVDYGDFVYNPRISINAPTGPINRNLISIGIVSPLYTVFRVEDEKKAKFLSYFFKSIFWYNQVKSVANYGARHDRINITDKDFFSLEILLPPIDEQEKIAEILSTWDRAINLTAELIKSKKEFKKGLMQNLLTTKIRLPNFNDEWQETKLGEILTEHKLKSDGKSDVYSVSVHVGIINQIEYLGRSFAAQDTLNYNLVKPFDIVYTKSPTGNFPYGIIKQNFNGKNVIVSPLYGVFTPINRYLGAWLHFYFESSIRTKNYLQTIIQKGAKNTINISNATFLSKKILIPIALKEQQKIAEILTACDDEIKILENKLESLKTQKQGLMQNLLTGKVRT; this is translated from the coding sequence ATGAATAGTTTTAAAAATTTGCCGAGCGGGTGGAGGGTTGTAAGGCTGGGAGATGTTGCTGAAAAAGTTTCAACTAAAAATAAAGATAGCTTTATAAATTTAGTTTTATCAAATTCGGCAACAAATGGAATTGTCGTGCAAAATGAATATTTTGATAAAGACATAGCAAACAAAAATAATATTCAAGACTACTATATTGTAGATTATGGAGATTTTGTTTATAACCCACGAATTTCCATAAATGCACCAACAGGACCTATTAATAGAAATTTGATTTCCATTGGTATAGTTTCACCTTTATATACTGTATTTAGAGTGGAAGATGAGAAAAAGGCAAAATTTTTATCGTATTTTTTTAAGAGTATTTTTTGGTATAACCAAGTTAAAAGTGTAGCAAACTATGGTGCTAGACACGATAGGATAAATATCACGGATAAAGATTTTTTTTCATTAGAAATTTTACTTCCGCCGATTGATGAACAAGAAAAAATAGCGGAAATTTTATCTACTTGGGATAGGGCTATAAATTTAACCGCAGAACTAATCAAATCAAAAAAAGAGTTCAAAAAAGGCTTAATGCAAAACCTTCTTACCACCAAAATCCGCCTTCCAAACTTCAACGACGAGTGGCAAGAAACTAAACTTGGAGAGATTTTGACAGAGCATAAGCTTAAAAGTGATGGTAAAAGTGATGTGTATTCTGTGTCTGTTCATGTCGGAATTATCAACCAAATAGAGTATTTGGGGAGAAGCTTTGCAGCACAAGATACTTTAAATTATAATCTTGTAAAACCTTTTGATATTGTTTACACGAAAAGCCCTACTGGTAATTTTCCTTATGGAATAATAAAGCAAAATTTCAATGGAAAAAATGTTATAGTATCTCCATTGTATGGAGTTTTTACACCAATAAATAGATATTTGGGAGCTTGGTTACATTTTTATTTTGAGTCATCAATAAGAACAAAAAACTACTTGCAAACAATTATTCAAAAAGGTGCTAAAAATACTATCAATATATCAAATGCAACATTTTTATCAAAAAAAATTTTGATACCAATAGCTTTAAAAGAACAACAAAAAATCGCAGAAATTTTAACCGCTTGTGATGATGAGATAAAAATTTTAGAAAACAAACTAGAGAGCTTAAAAACACAAAAGCAAGGACTTATGCAAAATTTATTAACAGGAAAGGTAAGGACTTGA
- the hutX gene encoding heme utilization cystosolic carrier protein HutX yields the protein MKEKVKSLIEKNPKISLGEIGKELGLKEMDVLLNLPCEFCRFADGAKFDEIIGEIGSWGEVLFVKNTPSFIIEFKTKIPSGQHAQGYYNFSMKESNFGGHLKASDIDKIFFVTQTFMGMLSKSVQFYDKNGENIFKIYVARDKERNLLKNQESAFEELKTRI from the coding sequence ATGAAAGAAAAAGTAAAATCTCTAATCGAGAAAAATCCAAAAATTTCACTAGGTGAAATAGGTAAAGAGCTTGGGCTAAAAGAGATGGATGTGCTTTTAAACCTGCCTTGCGAGTTTTGCAGATTTGCCGATGGGGCTAAATTTGACGAGATCATCGGTGAGATAGGCAGCTGGGGTGAAGTGCTTTTTGTTAAAAACACTCCATCGTTTATCATAGAGTTTAAAACCAAAATTCCAAGCGGACAGCATGCACAAGGGTATTATAACTTCAGCATGAAAGAGTCAAATTTCGGCGGACACCTAAAAGCAAGCGATATAGATAAGATCTTTTTCGTAACTCAGACATTCATGGGAATGCTTTCAAAATCGGTGCAGTTTTATGATAAAAACGGAGAAAATATTTTTAAAATCTATGTAGCGAGAGATAAAGAGAGGAATCTTTTAAAAAATCAAGAAAGTGCTTTTGAGGAGTTAAAAACTAGAATATAA
- a CDS encoding type I restriction-modification system subunit M, whose protein sequence is MQKTTKDTINNVVWKACDTFRGTIDSSDYKDYILTMLFIKYLSDFYKEKLENLKEKYGDKKDRIEASLKREKFRLDEEHTFERLIEQKEADNLGEIINKMLDKIEEDNSEKLEGIFRSIDFNNKNKLGDTKERNAILKHLIEDFSDPRLDLRPSRLASSDAIGDAYEYLISKFASDAGKKGGEFYTPGEVSDLLAQLVEPKDGAMIYDPTCGSGSLLIKVSKQTNGQNFRLYGQEKNSQTQALCKMNMFLHEINDSVIEWGDTIRNPLHLENSLLKTFDVVVANPPFSLDKWGEDIAANDSFGRFKRGVPPKSKGDFAFVLHMISSLNSNGTMGVILPHGVLFRGASEGRIREKLIRENLLDAVIGLPANLFYGTSIPVCIMIFKKNRTKEDVIFIDASREFEKSKNQNSLTDENIQKIITAYKNRSRIDKYSHVASINEIEQNDFNLNIPRYVDTYEEEEQVDMTAVKLEISRLEDELKIVQDKMDGYLKELGL, encoded by the coding sequence ATGCAAAAAACAACAAAAGATACTATAAATAATGTAGTTTGGAAGGCTTGCGATACATTTCGCGGCACTATAGATAGTAGCGATTATAAGGATTATATTTTAACGATGCTTTTTATAAAGTATCTTTCCGATTTTTATAAAGAAAAGCTTGAAAATTTAAAAGAAAAATATGGCGATAAAAAAGATCGCATAGAGGCTAGCTTAAAGCGTGAGAAATTTAGACTCGATGAAGAGCATACGTTTGAAAGGCTTATAGAGCAAAAAGAGGCGGATAATCTAGGCGAGATCATTAATAAAATGCTTGATAAGATAGAGGAGGATAACTCCGAAAAGCTGGAAGGGATTTTTAGAAGCATTGATTTTAACAATAAAAACAAGCTTGGAGACACAAAAGAAAGAAATGCTATCTTAAAGCACCTAATCGAAGACTTTAGCGATCCTAGACTTGACCTGCGTCCATCACGCCTAGCAAGTAGCGACGCTATAGGCGATGCGTATGAGTATCTTATATCAAAATTTGCTAGCGATGCCGGTAAAAAAGGCGGAGAATTTTATACTCCGGGAGAGGTTTCTGATCTGCTAGCTCAGCTTGTAGAGCCAAAAGACGGCGCCATGATATATGACCCAACCTGCGGATCAGGCTCTTTGCTGATAAAAGTCAGCAAGCAGACAAACGGTCAAAATTTCCGTCTTTACGGACAGGAGAAAAATAGCCAAACCCAAGCGCTTTGTAAAATGAATATGTTTTTGCATGAGATAAATGACTCGGTTATCGAGTGGGGCGATACGATAAGAAATCCGCTTCATCTTGAAAATAGTCTTTTAAAAACCTTTGATGTGGTCGTTGCAAATCCGCCTTTTAGCCTTGATAAATGGGGTGAAGATATAGCCGCAAATGACAGTTTTGGCAGGTTTAAAAGAGGTGTGCCTCCAAAGAGCAAGGGCGATTTTGCTTTCGTGCTTCACATGATAAGCTCTTTAAATTCAAACGGAACTATGGGCGTGATTTTGCCCCACGGCGTGCTATTTAGGGGAGCTAGTGAGGGAAGGATAAGAGAAAAACTAATAAGAGAAAATCTACTTGATGCGGTCATCGGACTGCCTGCAAATCTATTTTACGGCACAAGTATACCGGTTTGCATCATGATCTTTAAGAAAAATCGCACTAAAGAAGACGTGATTTTTATAGACGCTAGCCGTGAATTTGAAAAGAGCAAAAATCAAAACAGCCTAACTGATGAAAATATCCAAAAGATCATCACCGCATACAAAAATAGAAGCCGGATCGATAAGTATTCTCACGTAGCAAGCATAAACGAGATAGAGCAAAATGATTTTAATCTAAACATCCCTAGATATGTAGATACTTACGAGGAAGAAGAGCAAGTCGATATGACCGCTGTTAAGCTTGAAATTTCACGGCTTGAAGATGAGCTAAAAATAGTTCAAGATAAGATGGATGGCTATCTTAAGGAGCTTGGACTATGA
- the dcuC gene encoding C4-dicarboxylate transporter DcuC, whose protein sequence is MATLKLICAVLGLVAVVYLLIKKRETKTVLIGVGLVLCAICLTPLDALAQFTKSMTSAGLIKAICASMGFAYVMKVTKCDQHLVTLLTKPMKNIGFLLVPLTFVITFFVNIAIPSAAGCSAAVGATMIPLLMASGVRPAMAGAAVFSGTFGGVLSPGSAHNAFVSDMAKVTIPDVIKVQFPNAMAAFIVVLVILSVTAILFKDYQKGQDFSQKVGDAATAEPIKVNILFALMPLVPLIILVIGGTDLHKISFLTWTKMGVAEAMLLGAILAVFVTWTSPEKITSEFFKGMGSAYAEVIGIIIAAGVFVAGLKACGAIDAVTNVLKHSEEFVRLGGTFIPYLMAVVTGSGDAATMAFNGAITVHAQDLGFEQTKLGMAAAIAGALGRSSSPIAGAAIVCAGLAMVSPIEIAKRTAPAMAIAVVVIAFFML, encoded by the coding sequence ATGGCTACTTTAAAGCTAATATGTGCCGTTTTAGGCTTAGTTGCAGTTGTATATCTGCTTATTAAAAAGAGAGAGACTAAAACCGTCCTTATAGGTGTTGGTTTGGTGCTTTGCGCGATTTGCCTTACTCCTCTTGATGCTCTTGCTCAGTTTACAAAGTCAATGACTTCAGCAGGACTTATTAAGGCTATTTGTGCGAGTATGGGTTTTGCTTACGTTATGAAGGTTACTAAGTGTGATCAGCATCTGGTTACTCTACTTACAAAACCTATGAAAAATATAGGATTTTTACTTGTTCCTCTCACATTCGTGATTACATTTTTTGTTAACATAGCTATCCCTTCTGCTGCTGGATGTTCTGCTGCTGTTGGTGCCACTATGATACCTCTTCTTATGGCTTCTGGTGTTCGTCCTGCTATGGCTGGCGCTGCTGTATTTTCAGGAACTTTCGGTGGAGTGTTAAGTCCTGGATCAGCACACAACGCATTTGTTTCAGATATGGCTAAGGTAACTATACCTGATGTTATTAAGGTTCAATTTCCAAATGCTATGGCTGCATTTATAGTTGTTTTAGTTATATTAAGCGTTACGGCTATATTGTTTAAAGACTATCAAAAAGGTCAAGATTTTTCACAAAAAGTCGGAGACGCAGCTACTGCAGAGCCTATAAAAGTAAATATTTTATTTGCTCTTATGCCTTTAGTACCACTTATTATTCTTGTTATTGGCGGAACTGATCTACATAAGATTTCATTTTTAACTTGGACTAAGATGGGTGTTGCCGAAGCTATGTTGCTTGGTGCTATTTTGGCTGTATTTGTAACATGGACAAGCCCAGAAAAGATTACTTCAGAGTTCTTCAAAGGTATGGGAAGCGCTTATGCTGAGGTTATCGGTATCATCATCGCTGCGGGCGTTTTCGTTGCCGGTCTTAAGGCTTGCGGAGCCATAGATGCTGTTACTAACGTATTAAAACACTCAGAAGAGTTCGTAAGACTTGGAGGTACGTTTATACCTTATCTAATGGCTGTAGTTACAGGTTCTGGCGATGCTGCTACTATGGCGTTTAACGGTGCTATAACTGTACACGCTCAAGATCTTGGTTTCGAGCAAACCAAACTTGGTATGGCTGCTGCTATAGCAGGTGCTCTTGGTCGCTCATCATCTCCAATTGCTGGTGCTGCTATCGTTTGTGCAGGTCTTGCGATGGTAAGCCCTATTGAGATTGCAAAAAGAACCGCTCCGGCTATGGCCATAGCTGTTGTGGTAATAGCATTCTTTATGCTCTAA
- a CDS encoding PepSY domain-containing protein, with product MMMLRLFHRYFGLAFTWIIFFIFFSGTLAYYKDDITLFMQPEYYKINYKNSEYLDTSLEYLKEHHPNSDIWRITPPSEFTPYITISWHDDVRVREHRRNRKIVKIDPDTSEIIRGRSTYGGGFLSALHYDLWFINRVTAREIIGYITIAMLFVLLSGIMIHKRILKDFFKFRQKSFWMDSHILASVSGFVIFLMLSVSGLYLVERFMLKGIYSEVANQNKASMQQDFTAKAKARNEERKRQRALAKAMAEQNLTIKKDDEVSKNLVKQNVKSNDMKPLVMQNLSQNKEINITEQSLSKMRDQFSKSKEFMANMMTRRAKFMPTTDQVKSIVDKHSNKNFESIVIQRSMQGTAHIQLNFVPSKPFTEKGLSFESKVFDAVSGEKLEEVFEREVPRANLVMLFMRIFHVGGFGGELVRFVFFVFGCLGLIMCASGAYLWSQKQHSKVAIYMIKVFNNAFFIGLFTALGIYLLANQLIPYENEFRYEYEVYAFFTAFAFISLIGAIFVKKYGYSLSSVITSVVFAVVFIVSIANGSFVNFEIFKISLTCLFVSLVFVWLSLRFKKEKA from the coding sequence ATGATGATGCTTCGACTCTTTCATAGATATTTTGGACTTGCCTTTACATGGATAATATTTTTTATATTTTTTAGTGGAACCTTGGCTTATTATAAAGATGATATAACTTTGTTTATGCAGCCTGAATATTATAAGATAAATTACAAAAATAGTGAATATCTGGATACTTCGCTTGAATATCTTAAAGAACACCATCCAAATTCCGATATTTGGAGGATAACACCGCCTAGTGAATTTACCCCTTACATAACCATATCCTGGCATGATGACGTAAGAGTTAGAGAGCATAGAAGAAACCGAAAAATAGTCAAGATAGATCCGGACACATCTGAGATTATAAGAGGCAGAAGCACTTACGGCGGAGGTTTTTTGAGCGCGCTTCATTATGATTTGTGGTTTATAAATCGAGTAACTGCACGCGAAATAATCGGCTATATAACCATAGCTATGCTTTTTGTTTTATTGTCTGGCATTATGATACATAAGAGAATTTTAAAGGATTTTTTCAAATTTAGACAAAAGTCCTTTTGGATGGATTCTCATATTCTAGCTAGTGTTAGTGGGTTTGTGATATTTTTAATGCTTAGCGTTTCAGGACTTTATCTGGTCGAGAGGTTTATGCTAAAGGGTATATATTCTGAAGTGGCCAATCAAAATAAGGCGAGTATGCAACAGGATTTTACTGCCAAGGCTAAGGCTAGAAATGAGGAGCGCAAAAGACAAAGGGCTCTTGCAAAGGCGATGGCTGAGCAAAACTTAACTATTAAAAAAGATGATGAAGTATCTAAAAATTTAGTTAAGCAGAATGTAAAATCAAATGATATGAAGCCTTTGGTAATGCAAAATTTATCTCAAAATAAAGAGATAAATATCACTGAACAATCTTTATCAAAAATGAGAGATCAGTTTAGCAAAAGTAAGGAATTTATGGCTAATATGATGACAAGAAGAGCTAAATTTATGCCTACTACCGATCAAGTTAAAAGTATTGTAGATAAACATTCAAATAAAAATTTTGAGAGTATAGTGATTCAAAGAAGTATGCAGGGCACAGCTCATATACAGCTAAATTTTGTGCCTAGTAAGCCATTTACCGAAAAAGGCCTAAGCTTTGAATCTAAAGTTTTCGATGCCGTAAGCGGAGAAAAGCTTGAGGAGGTTTTTGAAAGAGAGGTTCCTAGGGCAAATCTTGTAATGCTGTTTATGAGAATTTTTCATGTAGGCGGCTTTGGTGGAGAGCTGGTTAGATTTGTATTTTTTGTATTTGGCTGTCTTGGGCTTATTATGTGCGCCTCAGGAGCTTATTTGTGGAGTCAAAAGCAGCACTCTAAAGTCGCAATATATATGATAAAAGTATTTAATAATGCGTTTTTTATAGGGCTATTTACCGCTCTTGGCATTTATTTACTTGCAAATCAGCTAATACCTTATGAAAATGAGTTTAGGTACGAATATGAAGTTTATGCCTTTTTTACCGCTTTTGCGTTTATTTCATTGATCGGCGCAATTTTTGTCAAAAAATATGGATACTCTTTAAGTTCTGTTATAACTTCTGTGGTTTTTGCTGTTGTTTTTATAGTCTCTATAGCAAATGGTTCTTTCGTAAATTTTGAAATTTTTAAGATTTCGCTTACTTGTCTCTTTGTTTCTCTTGTCTTTGTGTGGCTTAGTCTTAGATTTAAAAAGGAGAAAGCATGA